Proteins from a genomic interval of Bradyrhizobium sp. CCGB01:
- a CDS encoding aldose 1-epimerase family protein, whose product MTDDTHTIRSGGLAATIKAHGAELCSLKDGGGVEFVWQAGPAWPRHAPLLFPIVGRLANDELRHRGKTYRMTQHGFARDSRFAWGARDASRCTLVLEDSEATRALYPFAFRLTAAYTIDESGLDLSLTIANTGNETLPASLGGHPAFNWPLQPEMAKESYALTFANAEPSPVRRLDGGLLRAAAEPSPVNGTVLPLTERLFADDAIIFDKVESRSARYAATQGTGAWLKMSWRGFRELGVWSKPSGAPFLCIEPWRGYASPAGFDGEFSDKPGLMHIAPGAEEQLSYRIEVGSS is encoded by the coding sequence ATGACCGACGACACGCACACGATCCGGAGCGGCGGGCTCGCCGCGACCATCAAGGCGCATGGCGCCGAGCTGTGCTCGCTGAAGGACGGCGGCGGCGTCGAATTCGTCTGGCAGGCGGGGCCGGCCTGGCCGCGCCACGCACCGCTGTTGTTTCCGATCGTCGGGCGTCTCGCCAATGACGAGCTGCGGCACCGGGGCAAGACGTATCGGATGACCCAGCACGGCTTTGCGCGTGACAGCCGCTTTGCGTGGGGCGCGCGGGACGCGAGCCGCTGCACGCTGGTGCTCGAAGACAGCGAAGCAACGCGGGCGCTCTATCCGTTCGCATTCCGGCTGACGGCTGCCTATACGATCGATGAATCCGGTCTCGATCTCTCGCTCACGATCGCCAATACCGGCAACGAGACATTGCCGGCCTCGCTCGGCGGCCATCCCGCTTTCAACTGGCCGCTTCAGCCTGAAATGGCGAAGGAGAGCTACGCGCTGACCTTCGCGAACGCAGAGCCGTCTCCCGTCCGCCGTCTCGACGGCGGCTTGCTGCGCGCGGCAGCGGAGCCAAGTCCCGTTAACGGCACGGTGTTGCCCTTGACCGAACGCCTCTTCGCCGACGACGCGATCATCTTCGACAAAGTCGAGAGCCGTTCCGCGCGTTACGCCGCTACGCAGGGCACCGGAGCTTGGCTGAAGATGTCATGGCGCGGCTTTCGCGAGCTCGGTGTCTGGTCGAAGCCGTCGGGCGCGCCGTTTCTGTGCATCGAGCCCTGGCGCGGCTATGCCAGTCCCGCCGGCTTCGACGGCGAATTCAGCGACAAGCCGGGCCTGATGCACATCGCACCTGGTGCGGAGGAGCAGTTGTCGTACCGGATCGAGGTCGGGTCGTCCTGA
- a CDS encoding MBL fold metallo-hydrolase, which yields MEVILLGTGGPRPDPRRMATTTLIRLGEENILFDAGRGVTVQLSKAGVPLSAINTVFLTHHHFDHIGDLYDVMLNSWMYGRKDELRIYGPPDTERLVNTLVTQVYDKDIAWRDQGEPTFGGWKPVAATDIIPGPVLDTGRWKISAELVSHGDGLDMSPAFLARWMCLGYRFEAEGKVIAISGDTVPCPGLERLAEGADLLVQVCFLATPEINNDHFRRLAKYTIACGDTVGKVAAKAGVKKLALTHHRPRTDDNMLNALLADVRQDYSGPVVLGEDLTRIEV from the coding sequence ATGGAAGTCATCCTGCTCGGCACAGGCGGCCCGCGTCCGGACCCGCGCCGCATGGCGACGACCACGCTGATCAGGCTCGGCGAGGAGAACATCCTGTTCGACGCCGGCCGCGGCGTCACGGTGCAGCTGAGCAAGGCCGGCGTACCGCTCAGCGCCATCAACACCGTCTTTCTCACCCATCACCACTTCGACCACATCGGCGACCTCTACGATGTAATGCTGAATTCTTGGATGTATGGGCGCAAGGACGAGCTGCGCATCTATGGGCCGCCCGATACCGAGCGGCTCGTCAACACGCTGGTCACGCAGGTCTACGACAAGGACATCGCCTGGCGCGATCAGGGCGAGCCGACTTTTGGCGGCTGGAAGCCGGTGGCGGCGACGGACATCATTCCCGGCCCCGTTCTCGACACCGGCCGCTGGAAGATCAGCGCCGAGCTCGTCTCGCATGGTGACGGCCTCGACATGTCGCCGGCGTTCCTCGCACGCTGGATGTGTCTCGGCTACCGCTTCGAAGCGGAAGGCAAGGTCATTGCGATCTCCGGCGACACGGTCCCCTGCCCCGGTCTCGAGCGGCTGGCTGAGGGAGCCGACCTGCTGGTCCAGGTCTGCTTCCTCGCAACCCCGGAGATCAACAACGACCACTTCCGCCGGCTGGCGAAATACACGATCGCCTGCGGCGACACCGTCGGCAAGGTCGCGGCCAAGGCGGGCGTCAAGAAGCTCGCGCTGACCCATCACCGCCCCCGCACCGACGATAACATGCTCAATGCGCTGCTCGCGGATGTCAGGCAGGACTATTCGGGTCCCGTCGTGCTCGGCGAGGACCTCACGCGGATCGAGGTGTGA
- a CDS encoding acyltransferase yields the protein MHGQARLAAGRTDQGVTPFGRSHTLDVLRGLAIVGVMAIHVSQSFPSNIHAVDYAFMCGWTGVNVFYFVSAMTMCLMWTQRTETSPTRKFYIRRFLRIAPLFWLAIPVYLLLNGTGPSYNAPNGIGPLQVILTATFLHGFWPDSINSVVPGDWSIAAEMIFYLVFPFVITAFGSRRHLYLALAIVLHLVNVCLFKPFAFALFSAYYGPGHETFVWNALHLSFLNQLPVFLVGCALFFSLRDGFAKSDAAIFAVFIALSFIADRATGSHEFNYLMINLVLGALVAGCIKLAIRFQPIEALGRNSYSMYLSHFAVIYGLRQVWPLADGLVSLLIAYAVTAALSYLVARATWHLIERHAQDLAHRLTSAGSGRSTIRPTVAATATSMH from the coding sequence ATGCATGGGCAGGCCCGGTTGGCTGCCGGACGAACCGACCAGGGCGTAACGCCCTTCGGCCGCTCGCACACGCTCGACGTGCTGCGCGGCCTCGCCATCGTCGGCGTGATGGCGATCCACGTTTCGCAATCCTTTCCGTCAAATATCCACGCCGTCGACTACGCCTTCATGTGCGGCTGGACCGGCGTCAACGTGTTCTACTTCGTCAGCGCCATGACGATGTGCCTGATGTGGACGCAGCGCACCGAAACCAGCCCGACGCGCAAATTCTACATCCGGCGCTTCCTGCGCATCGCGCCGCTGTTCTGGCTCGCGATCCCGGTCTACCTCCTCCTCAACGGTACGGGTCCGAGCTACAACGCGCCCAACGGCATCGGGCCGCTGCAGGTGATCCTGACGGCGACGTTCCTGCACGGCTTCTGGCCGGACAGCATCAACAGCGTCGTGCCGGGCGACTGGTCGATCGCGGCGGAGATGATTTTCTATCTCGTCTTCCCGTTCGTGATCACGGCGTTCGGGTCGCGACGCCATCTCTATCTCGCGCTCGCGATCGTGCTGCATCTCGTCAATGTCTGCCTGTTCAAGCCGTTCGCCTTCGCGCTGTTCTCGGCCTATTACGGACCCGGCCACGAGACCTTCGTCTGGAATGCGCTGCACCTCAGCTTCCTGAACCAGTTGCCTGTCTTCCTCGTGGGATGCGCGCTGTTCTTCTCGCTGCGCGACGGCTTTGCGAAGTCGGACGCCGCGATCTTCGCGGTCTTCATCGCGCTGTCCTTCATCGCCGACCGCGCGACCGGTTCGCACGAATTCAACTATCTGATGATCAACCTCGTGCTCGGCGCGCTGGTTGCCGGCTGCATCAAGCTTGCGATCCGCTTCCAGCCGATCGAGGCGCTCGGCCGCAATTCCTACTCGATGTATTTGTCGCACTTCGCGGTGATCTACGGCCTGCGCCAGGTCTGGCCGCTGGCGGACGGGCTGGTCTCGCTGCTGATCGCCTATGCCGTCACCGCCGCGCTCAGCTACCTCGTCGCGCGCGCGACGTGGCATCTGATCGAACGGCATGCGCAGGACCTCGCGCATCGCCTGACGTCGGCGGGATCGGGCCGTTCGACCATCCGGCCGACCGTCGCCGCCACGGCGACGAGCATGCATTAA
- a CDS encoding response regulator, which produces MNVRSHDGALRDDLGFQAGPQAHRISNNVSDSARQEARPAGRERLIVVEDDPVTRTMLVGYFNENNFDVVGAGSCAECRQALRSRTDLVFLDVQLPDGDGFELAKEIQATSNAGIIFVTRRDTDVDRILGLEIAGDHYVTKPINLRDLLARARSVLRRRSIDRKAARNHNSIAFGDWIIDLTRRELLGSDGKPVALTRAEFDLLAALVGADGRPLSRDYLIEVVSNRQAEVDIRTVDALVARLRRKLVGSGTPVIATVTGVGYKLALSERL; this is translated from the coding sequence GTGAATGTACGTTCACATGACGGTGCGCTGCGCGACGACTTGGGTTTTCAAGCCGGCCCGCAAGCACACAGGATATCCAACAACGTGTCTGATTCCGCGCGTCAGGAAGCAAGGCCTGCCGGCCGCGAGCGGCTGATCGTCGTCGAAGACGATCCCGTGACGCGGACGATGCTGGTCGGCTATTTCAACGAGAACAATTTCGACGTGGTCGGCGCCGGCTCCTGCGCGGAATGCCGCCAGGCGCTGCGCTCGCGCACCGATCTCGTTTTTCTCGACGTGCAGTTGCCAGATGGCGACGGCTTCGAGCTCGCCAAGGAGATCCAGGCGACCAGCAATGCGGGCATCATCTTCGTGACGCGCCGCGACACCGACGTCGATCGCATCCTCGGCCTCGAGATCGCCGGCGACCATTACGTGACCAAGCCGATCAATCTGCGCGACCTGCTCGCGCGCGCGCGCAGCGTGCTGCGGCGGCGCTCGATCGACCGCAAGGCGGCGCGCAACCACAATTCGATCGCCTTCGGCGACTGGATCATCGACCTGACGCGGCGCGAGCTGCTCGGCAGCGACGGCAAGCCGGTGGCTTTGACGCGCGCCGAGTTCGATCTGCTGGCGGCGCTGGTCGGCGCCGACGGCCGGCCGCTCAGCCGCGACTATCTGATCGAGGTCGTCAGCAACCGCCAGGCCGAGGTCGACATCCGCACGGTCGATGCGCTGGTGGCGCGGCTGCGCCGCAAGCTCGTCGGCAGCGGCACGCCCGTGATCGCGACCGTCACCGGCGTCGGCTACAAGCTCGCGCTCAGCGAACGGCTCTAG
- a CDS encoding S9 family peptidase, whose product MTLFHRLLVLLMAWLATAGIAPNAMAAEFYTEDLRIPMTEAGPQGLEAFLVRPAGTKRYPLALLSHGSPRKFEDRATMSAHKYYGIALEYARRGFAALIVMRRGYGTSPGGRVDSVGGCANAAYLPAAAVAVADLRAAIDAMGRRADVTTSGMIAAGHSAGGLATVALTAQAPAGLVAAISFAGGRGSRDDDDVCNEDGLAQAFATFGKTSRVPMLWVYASNDSFFGPDLARRLYGGFRGNGGNAKFIAAPPYGDDGHYLYSVVGRPQWTPYLDAFLRERGLGHDMLSPPDPLPPPSQLNEAARAEFSRYLASTMPHKAFAVSPNGGYGWRSGRTTVDDARRDSLGACMKWSPTCTLYAVDDRLAGAAQRASTDHSARAR is encoded by the coding sequence ATGACGTTGTTTCACAGGCTCTTGGTTCTTCTGATGGCCTGGCTTGCGACGGCCGGCATCGCGCCCAATGCGATGGCCGCGGAGTTCTACACGGAAGACCTGCGCATTCCGATGACGGAGGCCGGGCCGCAGGGGCTGGAGGCCTTTCTGGTCCGGCCGGCCGGAACGAAGCGCTATCCGCTCGCGCTGCTCAGCCACGGCTCGCCGCGCAAGTTCGAGGACCGCGCGACCATGTCGGCGCATAAATATTATGGCATCGCGCTGGAATACGCCCGGCGCGGTTTTGCCGCGCTGATCGTGATGCGGCGCGGCTATGGCACCTCGCCCGGCGGGCGCGTCGACAGCGTCGGTGGTTGCGCGAATGCCGCCTATCTGCCGGCGGCGGCGGTCGCTGTCGCGGACTTGCGCGCGGCGATCGACGCCATGGGACGCAGGGCCGACGTCACGACATCGGGCATGATCGCGGCCGGCCATTCCGCCGGCGGGCTCGCCACCGTCGCCCTGACCGCGCAGGCGCCCGCAGGTCTCGTCGCCGCGATCAGCTTTGCCGGCGGCCGCGGCTCGCGGGATGACGACGACGTCTGCAATGAGGATGGGCTGGCGCAGGCATTTGCCACCTTCGGCAAGACGTCACGCGTGCCGATGCTGTGGGTCTATGCGAGCAACGATTCATTCTTCGGTCCCGATCTCGCGCGCCGCCTCTATGGCGGATTTCGCGGCAACGGCGGTAACGCGAAATTCATCGCGGCGCCGCCCTACGGCGACGACGGCCACTATCTCTATTCGGTGGTGGGCCGGCCGCAATGGACGCCGTATCTCGACGCCTTCCTGCGCGAGCGCGGGCTCGGCCACGACATGTTGAGCCCGCCCGATCCACTGCCGCCGCCGAGCCAGCTCAACGAGGCCGCGCGCGCCGAATTCTCGCGCTATCTCGCCAGCACCATGCCGCACAAGGCTTTTGCGGTGTCGCCGAACGGCGGTTACGGCTGGCGCTCGGGGCGCACCACGGTCGACGACGCCCGGCGCGACTCGCTTGGCGCCTGCATGAAATGGTCGCCGACCTGCACGCTGTATGCGGTCGATGACCGGCTGGCCGGGGCCGCGCAAAGGGCATCGACGGACCATAGCGCCCGCGCGCGATAG
- the pgm gene encoding phosphoglucomutase (alpha-D-glucose-1,6-bisphosphate-dependent), translated as MADVHPAAGKLVSPDALTNVPRLVTAYFAGKPDVGDPAQRVAFGTSGHRGTSFKNSFNEGHILATTQAICDYRREKGLTGPLFIGIDTHALAEPALVSAIEVFAANGVDIMIDKDGGYTPTPVISHAILTYNKGRSSGLADGVVVTPSHNPPEDGGYKYNPPHGGPADTDATSVIEKRANAYLADGLKDVKRIDYAKARKSSNVHAYDFITPYVADLGNVVDLDLVKSAGINIGIDPLGGAAVHYWHPIIERYGLKATVVNEAIDPTFRFMTVDWDGKIRMDCSSPYAMASLIAMRDRFDVAFANDTDADRHGIVTRSNGLMNPNHYLATAIAYLFAHRPDWGKDAAIGKTVVSSSIIDRVAKKLGRKLVETPVGFKWFVDGLVSGSFGFGGEESAGASFLRRDGTVWTTDKDGIILGLLAAEIMAKTGRDPSQFFNDLTAELGVPHYARIDVAATTPQKNILKSVTPEQLGLKDLAGDPVRSTLSKAPGNGQPFGGIKVETDFGWFAARPSGTEDVYKIYAESFRSTEHLKRIQEEAQAGLARVFGA; from the coding sequence GTGGCTGATGTTCATCCCGCGGCGGGCAAGCTTGTCTCGCCGGACGCGCTCACCAACGTTCCGCGGCTGGTGACGGCCTATTTCGCCGGCAAGCCCGATGTCGGCGATCCCGCGCAGCGGGTGGCGTTCGGCACCTCCGGCCATCGCGGCACCTCGTTCAAGAACAGCTTCAACGAGGGCCACATCCTCGCGACCACGCAGGCAATTTGCGACTACCGGCGGGAAAAGGGCCTGACCGGCCCGCTCTTCATCGGCATCGACACCCATGCGCTGGCCGAGCCGGCGCTGGTCAGCGCCATCGAGGTGTTCGCGGCCAACGGCGTCGACATCATGATCGACAAGGACGGCGGCTACACGCCGACGCCGGTGATCTCGCACGCGATCCTGACCTACAACAAGGGCCGCAGTAGCGGCCTTGCGGACGGCGTCGTCGTGACGCCCTCGCACAATCCCCCCGAAGACGGCGGCTACAAATACAATCCGCCGCATGGCGGGCCGGCCGACACCGATGCGACCTCCGTGATCGAGAAGCGCGCCAATGCCTATCTCGCCGACGGCCTGAAGGATGTGAAGCGCATCGATTATGCCAAGGCACGCAAATCATCGAACGTCCACGCCTACGACTTCATCACGCCCTACGTCGCCGATCTCGGCAATGTCGTCGATCTCGATCTCGTCAAATCCGCCGGCATCAATATCGGCATCGATCCGCTCGGCGGCGCCGCCGTGCATTACTGGCATCCGATCATCGAGCGTTACGGCCTGAAGGCCACCGTCGTGAACGAGGCGATCGACCCGACCTTCCGTTTCATGACGGTGGACTGGGACGGCAAGATCCGCATGGATTGCTCTTCGCCTTACGCGATGGCGAGCCTGATCGCGATGCGCGACCGCTTCGACGTCGCCTTTGCCAACGACACCGATGCCGACCGCCACGGCATCGTGACGCGGAGCAACGGATTGATGAATCCGAACCATTATCTTGCGACCGCGATCGCCTATCTGTTCGCGCACCGCCCGGACTGGGGCAAGGATGCCGCGATCGGCAAGACCGTGGTGTCGAGCTCGATCATCGACCGCGTCGCCAAGAAGCTCGGCCGCAAGCTGGTCGAGACGCCGGTCGGCTTCAAATGGTTCGTCGACGGACTCGTCAGCGGCAGCTTCGGTTTCGGCGGCGAGGAGAGTGCAGGGGCCTCGTTCCTGCGCCGCGACGGCACGGTGTGGACCACCGACAAGGACGGCATCATCCTCGGCCTGCTCGCAGCCGAGATCATGGCGAAGACCGGCCGCGATCCCAGCCAGTTCTTCAATGATCTCACCGCCGAGCTCGGCGTGCCCCACTACGCGCGCATCGACGTCGCGGCCACGACGCCGCAGAAGAACATCCTGAAATCCGTCACGCCCGAGCAGCTCGGCCTGAAGGATCTCGCCGGCGATCCGGTTCGCTCAACCCTGAGCAAGGCGCCGGGCAACGGCCAGCCGTTCGGTGGCATCAAGGTCGAAACCGATTTCGGCTGGTTTGCCGCAAGGCCCTCCGGGACGGAGGATGTCTACAAGATCTACGCCGAGAGTTTTCGGAGCACCGAGCATCTGAAGCGGATTCAGGAAGAGGCCCAGGCCGGGCTGGCGAGGGTTTTCGGGGCGTAA